Genomic segment of Streptomyces longhuiensis:
TCGACAAGGTGACGATCATCGGCAACGAGTGGGGCCGCTTCAACATCGAGAAGTACGCGACCCTCTCCCCGGACCTCCTCGTCACCACCGTGTACGACACCGCCGGCACCCTCTGGTCCGTCCCGCTGGAGTCGAAGGACAAGATCCTCAAGCTGGCCCCGAGCGTCGGCATCTCCGTCTACGACCGCCAGATGACCCAGCCGCTGGAGCGCCTGCTCGAGCTCGCCGGGTCGCTCGGCGCGGACGTGAAGGCCGAGAAGACCGTCAAGGCGAAGAAGCGCTTCGAGGACGCGGCCGCCCGCCTGCGCAAGGCCGCCAAGGCCCGCCCCGAGATCCGGGTGCTCATCGGCTCCGCGAGCCAGGACATCTTCTACGTCTCCGGCTCCAACCTCTCCGCCGACCTGGAGTACTTCAAGTCGCTCGGCGTGAACCTCGTGGAGCCGTCGGAGAAGGCGAAGAAGGCGTCCGGCGGCTGGTTCGAGAATCTGAGCTGGGAGAACATCGACAAGTACCCGGCCGACGTCATCATGATGGACAACCGCACGGCCACCATTCAGCCCGCGGACATCGAGAAGCCCACCTGGAAGAAGCTGCCCGCCGTCAAGGCCGGCCAGGTCATCCCGCGCGTCACCGAGCCCATCTACTCGTACGCCAAGTGCGCCCCGATCCTCGAGGACCTCGCCGAGGCCATCGAGAAGGCGAAGAAGGTCGGCTGACACCCATGACGACGACCGAGTCGCCCGCGATCGCACCCTTCAGATTCTTCGACCTCCAGGTAGCGCGCACGCGGCGGCTCGGTCCGTCGCTGCAGCGCGTGACGTTCACGGGGCCCGACCTCGTGGACTTCCACGCCGGAGGACGCGACCAGAGCCTGTCGCTGTTCCTGCCGCGGCCGGGCCAGGAGGCCCCCGTCCTGCCGGCCGCCGAGCCGGGCGACGACGGCCGCGCCTGGCACGCCGCCTACCGGGCGCTCCCGGACGACGTGCGGGCCGTGATGCGCTCGTACACGGTCAGCCGGCAGCGCCGCACACCCGGCGAACCCGGCGAGGTCGACATCGACTTCGTCCTGCACCACGACGGCCCCGGCGGCGCGGGCCCCGCCTGCGTCTGGGCCGAGGCGGCGAAGGCCGGTGACCGCGTGACGGTCCTCGGCCCGGCGGTCGCCGACAACACGGCCGTACGCTGCCGCCCCCACGAGGGCGCCGACCACGTCCTGATGTGGGGCGACGAGACCGCCCTGCCCGCCGCCCTGGGCATCCTCGCCTGGCTGCCGCCGGGGCTGCCCGCGCATGTCTGGCTGGAGGTCCCGCACCGCGAGGACATCCCGGCGATCGAGACCTCGGGCGACGTCACCGTCACCTGGCTCGTGCGGGACGAGAACGCGCCGTCCGCGGTGGACGCGATCCGCGCGGCCGAGCTGCCGGCCGCGTCGAGTCCGTACGCCTGGCTCGCGGGCGAGTCCGGAACGATGAAGGAGCTGCGCCGCCATCTCGTGCGCGAACGCGCCTACGACAAGCGGTCGGTGACGTTCGTCGGCTACTGGCGCAAGGGCCTGAGCGAGGACGGACTGCGCGTCGCCGAGGCCCAGGAGGCGGCCGCCGAGGACTGACGGACAGCACATTCCGGCCACTCATGGGGGCGGGGTCGCAAGCACAACTTAGGTTAGGCTAACCTAAGTCACGTGCTGGGACCTCGCCCTTTCCCATGCCGTCCGTCTTCCCCGCTCACCCGCACTCCTGCCCCCATCCGGAGGACCGTCCATGCGCTCGCACCTGCTCAACGACACGACCGCGGAGCACTACCGCCGTTCCGTGACCGAGGGAATCGAGCGGGTGGCGGCCAAACTCGCCACCACCGACCGGCCGTTCACCGGGGTCACGGTCGACGAGCTCACGCCCCGCATCGACGCCGTCGACCTGGACAAGCCGCTCCTCGACACCACCGCCGCCCTGGACGAGCTCGAAGAGGTCTACCTCCGCGACGCGGTCTACTTCCACCACCCGCGCTACCTCGCCCACCTCAACTGCCCGGTCGTCATCCCGGCCGTGGTCGGCGAGGCCGTGCTCTCCGCGGTCAACTCCTCGCTGGACACCTGGGACCAGTCCGCCGGCGGCACCCTGATCGAGCGCAAGCTCATCGACTGGACCACGAGCCGCATCGGCCTCGGCCCCGCCGCCGACGGCGTCTTCACCTCCGGCGGCTCCCAGTCCAACCTCCAGGCGCTGCTGCTCGCCCGCGACGAGACCAAGTCCGAGAACGCCGAACACCCCACGAAAATGCGGGTGTTCGCCTCCGAGGTCAGCCACTTCAGCGTCAAGAAGTCCGCGACGCTCCTCGGTCTCGGCCCCGACGCCGTGGTCACCATCCCGGTGGACCGCGACAAGCGGATGCAGACCGTCGCCCTCGCCAGGGAGCTGGAGCGCTGCCGCGAGGAGGGCCTCGTGCCCATGGCGGTCGTCGCCACCGCCGGGACCACCGACTTCGGCTCCATCGACCCGCTCCCCGAGATCGCCGAGCTCTGCGCCCAGTACGGCACCTGGATGCACGTCGACGCCGCGTACGGCTGCGGGCTCCTCGCCTCCGTCAAGAACCGGCACCTCCTCGACGGCATCGAGCGCGCCGACTCCGTCACCGTCGACTACCACAAGTCGTTCTTCCAGCCCGTGAGTTCGAGCGCCGTCCTAGTCCGGGACGCGGCCACCCTGCGGCACGCCACGTACCACGCCGACTACCTCAACCCGCGCCGCATGGTCACCGAGCGCATCCCCAACCAGGTCGACAAGTCCCTCCAGACGACCCGCCGCTTCGACGCGCTCAAGCTGTGGATGACGCTGCGCGTGATGGGCGCCGACGGTGTCGGCCTGCTCTTCGACGAGGTGTGCGACCTGGCGGGCAAGGCCTGGGAGCTGCTCGCCGCGGACCCCCGGTTCGACGTCGTCGTCGAACCGCAGCTGTCCACCCTCGTCTTCCGCCACATCCCGGCCGGCGTCACCGACCCCGCCGAGATCGACCGCGCCAACCTGTACGCCCGCAAGGCGCTGTTCGCCTCCGGCGACGCCATCGTCGCGGGCACCAAGGTGGGCGGCCGCCACTACCTGAAGTTCACCCTGCTCAACCCCGAGACCACCGTCGACGACATCGTCGCGGTCCTCGATCTGATCGCCGGCCATGCCGAGCAGTACCTGGGAGAGAACCTTGTCGAAGCTTCCTGAGTCCCCTGATCCCCTCGACTTCATCGGGATCGGCCTCGGCCCCTTCAACCTCGGCCTGGCCGCCCTCACCGAGCCGATAGCCGAACTGAACGGTGTCTTCCTGGAGTCCAAGCCGGACTTCGAGTGGCACTCGGGGATGTTCCTCGAGGGCGCCCACCTCCAGACGCCGTTCATGTCGGACCTGGTCACGCTCGCCGACCCGACCTCCCCGTACTCCTTCCTGAACTACCTCAAGGAATCGGGGCGGCTCTACTCCTTCTACATCCGCGAGAACTTCTATCCCCTGCGGACCGAGTACAACGACTACTGCCGCTGGGCCGCCGCGAAACTCACCAGCATCCGCTTCGGCACGACCGTCACACAGGTCTCGTACGACGAGGCCGCCGAGGTGTACGTCGTGAGCACCGAGAGCGGCGAGACCCACCGCGCGCCGCGCCTCGTCCTCGGCACCGGCACCCCGCCGCACATCCCCGAGCCCTGCCGGGGTCTCGGCGGCGACGCGATCCACAACTCCCGCTACCTGCACCACAAGCAGGAGCTCCAGCAGAAGGACTCGATCACCCTCGTCGGCAGCGGCCAGTCCGCCGCGGAGATCTACTACGACCTCCTCAGCGAGATCGACGTCCATGGCTACCGCCTCAACTGGGTCACCCGCTCCCCGCGCTTCTTCCCTCTCGAGTACACGAAACTGACGCTGGAGATGACCTCTCCCGAGTACGTGGACTACTTCCACGCGCTGCCCGAGGAGACCCGCTACCGCCTGGAGACCCAGCAGAAGAACCTCTTCAAGGGCATCGACGGCGACCTCATCAACGAGATCTTCGACCTGCTCTACCAGAAGAACCTGGCCGGCCCCGTCCCCACCCGACTGCTCACCAACTCGGCTCTGCGGAGCGCGAGTTACGAGAACGGCACGTACACGCTCGGCCTGCGCCAGGAGGAGCAGGACAAGGACTTCGAGCTGCGCACCGACGGCCTGATCCTGGCCACGGGCTACAAGTACGAGACGCCCGCCTTCCTGGAGCCGGTCCGCGACCGGCTCAACTGGGACAGCCGGGGCCGCTTCGACCTCGCCCGCAACTACTCCGTCGACACCACGGGCCGCGGTGTGTTCGTCCAGAACGCCGGCGTGCACACGCACTCGATCACCTCGCCCGACCTGGGCATGGGCGCGTACCGCAACGCGTACATCATCCGTGAGCTGCTCGGCACCGAGTACTACCCCGTAGAAAAGACCATCGCGTTCCAGGAGTTCGCCGCATGAGCACCCCCACCGGCTCCCCCACCGGCTCCCCCACCGGCACCTTCAGCATCCGCCCTCTCGACCCGATCGCGGACGCCGAGCTGCTCCACCGCTGGGTCACCGACCCCAAGGCCGCGTTCTGGCTGATGCAGGACGCGAAACTGCAGGACGTGGAGCGCGAGTACATGGCGATAGCCGCCGCCGCGCACCACGACGCGTTCATAGGCCTCCACGACGGCGAACCCGCCTTCCTCATGGAGCGCTACGACCCGGCCCACGTCGAACTCGTCGGCCTGTACGAGCCCGAGCCCGGCGACGTCGGCATGCACTTCCTGACGGCGCCCAGCGACGTCCGCATCCCCGGCTTCACCCGCGCCGTGATCACCACGGTGATGGAGTTCCTGTTCGCCGACCCGGCGGCCAAGCGCGTCGTCGTCGAGCCCGACGTGCGCAACAAGGCCGTGCACGCCCTGAACGAGGCCGTCGGCTTCGTCCCCGCGCGCGTCGTCCAGAAGCCGGAGAAGCAGGCGCTGCTCAGCTTCTGCACGCGCGAGCAGTTCCTCGCCGCCACGGGGGTGGCCGCCGTATGACGCTCTCCGACGCCGTCACCCATCTCTCCCCCGAGCGCTGGGCCGAGGCCAACCGCCTCCTCATCCGCAAGGCACTCGCCGAGTTCACCCACGAGCGCCTCCTCACGCCGGAGTCCCTCGGCGACGACCGGTACTCGGTGCGCTCCGACGACGGCGCGACCGAGTACCGCTTCACCGCCCGCCGCCTGCGTCTGGACCACTGGCAGGTCTGCGCGGACTCGGTCTCGCGTCACCGCGACGGCGCCGAACTCGCGCTCAGCGCACTGGAGTTCCTCATCGAGCTGAAGACCTCGCTCGGCCTGAGCGACGCGATCCTGCCGGTCTACCTGGAAGAGATCTCCTCCACCCTCTCCGGCACCTGCTACAAGCTCGCCAAGAACCCGGTCACCGCGGCCTCCCTCGCCCTCGACGGCTCCTTCCAGGAGATCGAGACGGGCATGACCGAGGGCCACCCCTGCTTCGTCGCCAACAACGGCAGGCTCGGCTTCGGCGTCCACGAGTACCTCTCGTACGCCCCCGAGACCGCGAGCCCGATCAGGCTGATCTGGCTGGCGGCGACACGGGAGCGGGCCGCGTTCACGGCCGGTGCCGGACTCGACTACGAGTCCCACCTGCGGGCCGAACTCGGTGAGGAGACCCTCGCGCGGTTCACCGCCACGCTCACGGACCAGGGACTGGACCCGGACGACTACCTGCTGATCCCCGTCCACCCCTGGCAGTGGTGGAACAAGCTGTCGGTCACCTTCGCGGCCGAGGTCGCCCAGCGCCATCTGGTGCTCCTCGGCGAGGGCGACGACGAGTACCTCGCCCAGCAGTCGATCCGCACGTTCTTCAACACGTCGCACCCGGACCGGCACTACGTGAAGACGGCCCTGTCCGTCATCAACATGGGCTTCATGCGTGGCCTGTCCGCCTCGTACATGGAGGCCACGCCGGCCATCAACGACTGGCTCGCGCAGCTCATCGAGAACGACGAGGTCCTCAAGGGGACCGGCCTGTCGATCATCCGAGAGCGTGCCGCCGTCGGCTACCGGCACCTGGAGTACGAGGCCGCGACCGACCGCTACTCCCCGTACCGCAAAATGCTCGCCGCCCTGTGGCGCGAGTCGCCCGTCCCGTCCCTGGCCGACGGGGAGCGCCTCGCCACCATGGCCTCGCTGCTCCATGTCGACGCCGACGGCCGCTCGTTCGCCGCGGCTCTCATCGAGCGCTCGGGCCTGACGCCCGCCGAGTGGCTGCGCCCCTACCTGCGGTCGTACCTCACGCCGCTGCTGCACAGCTTCTACGCGTACGACCTCGTGTACATGCCGCACGGCGAGAACGTCATCCTGGTGCTCGGCGAGGACGGCACGGTCCAGCGGGCGATCTTCAAGGACATCGCCGAGGAGATCGCGGTCATGGACCCCGACGCGGTCCTCCCGCCGGGCGTCGACCGGATCCGGGTCGAGGTTCCCGACGACCAGAAACTGCTGTCCATCTTCACGGACGTCTTCGACTGCTTCTTCCGCTTCCTCGCGGCGAACCTGGTCACGGAGGGCGTGCTCGACGAGGACACGTTCTGGCAGGCGGTCGCCGACTGTGTCCGCGACTACCAGGATTCGGCTCCCCAACTCGCCGACAAATTCCGGCAGTACGACATGTTCGCCCCGGAGTTCACGCTGTCCTGCCTCAACCGGCTCCAGCTGCGCAACAACGAGCAGATGGTGGACCTCGCGGACCCGGCGGGGGCCCTTCAGCTGATCGGGACACTGCCGAACCCGATCGCGTAGACGTGAGCGGGGCTCCGGAGACGCCGCAGTTCACAGCGACTGCGTCGCGGGTCCGGAGCCCCGCTCACTTGTCTGCTTCCCCCTAGCCGGCGGGCCAGGGCACCTGCGTCGACTTGTAGTAGCCGATGCCGAGCGCGTCCCAGCGCGGAGCCTGCGCCGCGAGCCGCACCTTGTACGTGTTCCAGTCGTGCGTGGCCTCCGGGGACCAGCCCAGTTCGGCGACACCGGGCAGCCTCGGGAAGGCCATGTACTCGACCTGCGCGGAGGTCGACAGGGTCTCCGACCACAGCGGTGCCTCGACACCCTGGACGGCCGACGCCGGAACGCCCGGAAGGTAGCTGCCCGGGTTCCAGTCGTACGAGCGCTGCACCTCGACGTACCCGGCCCAGGCGAGGCCGAGCGGGGTGTCCTTGTTGTACTTCATGTCGAGGTAGAGACGGTCGGCCGGCGACATGACGATCCCCGTCCCCTGCTGCGCCGCCGCCGCGACCTGCGCCTTCTCGGCCGCGCTGGTCCCGTCGAGACCCCAGTACTGGGCGAGGGCGCCCTTCGCCGGAGTGGCGCCGGTCAGCTGGTGCCAGCCGATCACGGTCTTCCCGTACTTGGCGACGATCGGCTGCACCTTGTCCATGAACGTGACGTAGTCCTCATGGCTGGTGGAGTGCGCCTCGTCGCCGCCGATGTGGAGGTACTTGCCGGGCGTGATGGCGGCGAGCTCACGGATGACGTCGTCGACGAAGTCGTACGTGCGGTCCTTGTTGACGCACAGCGAGCTGAAGCCGACGTTCGTGCCGGTGTAGAGCGGCGGCGCGACACCGTCGCAGTTCAGCTCCGCGTACGAGGCGAGCGCCGCGTTCGTGTGGCCCGGCATGTCGATCTCGGGAATGACCTCCAGATACCGCGAGGCGGCGTACTGGACGATCTCCTTGTACTGGGCCTTGGTGAAGTAACCGCCCTGCCCGCCGCCGACCTGCGTGGACCCGCCGTACGTGGCGAGCTTCGGCCAGGAGTCGATGGCGATGCGCCACCCCTGGTCGTCACTCAGGTGCAGATGCAGCTTGTTGACCTTGTACAGGGCGAGTTCGTCGATGTAGCGCTTGACCTTGTCGACCCCGAAGAAGTGCCGGGAGACGTCGAGCATGGCGCCGCGGTAGCCGTACCGGGGGCTGTCCTCGATGGTGCCGCCCGCGACGAGCCACGGCCCGGTCTGCCTGCTGCTCTTCTCCACCTTGGCGGGCAGCTGCTGGCGCAGGGTCTGCACGCCGTGGAACAGACCGGCGGCCTTGTGGGCGGTGATGGTGACGGAGCCTCGGCCGGACACGAGCCGGTACCCCTCGTCCCCCAAGTCCTTGGCCCTGCCGCTGAGTTCGAGACGGATACCGTCGCGACCGCCCTGGCCCGTGATGGGCAGCCGGTAGCCGGTGGAGGGCCTGAGCACGCCCGCGAGGTAGCCGGCGACGCGCTGTGCCTCCTTCGAGTCCCGCTCGACACGGATCCGCGTCTTCGAGGTGATCTCGTACGCCGGTCCGCCCGCGGCCACCGAGGCCGGAGCGGGCACCACCTGGCCCAGCGGGGTCGCGGCGGCGGATCCCGCACCCGGTGACGGGGCGGCGCCGACGGCGGACACCCCCGCGGCCGCGACGAGCAGCAGCGAACCGAACAGCCGGGCGGTCCTGCGGCGCTGCTTCTGTTGCTGTCTCACAAACGGTCCCTTCGACGAGCGACTGGGTCGTGGATCGCGGGGGGTTTCACATCTGTGCAGCCGAACAGTCACCATGGGTACCGTCCGCCCCATGAGCGGGTCAAGGGTGTAGACCAATTCTCACCGACTGGATGACGCATCCCGGGGAGGATGGGGCGCAGGGCCCGCCCCTTCACGAAGGGGCGGGCCCTGACGTGGCGTCAGCCCCGACGCACCTTGCGCGCGATGACGAAGCGGTCGATCTCCTCACCGGTCTCCGCGAGGCCCCGCACCGTCAGCTTCGCCGTGCGGCCCGCCGGCGCCGGCTCCACGTCGACGCGCAGGAACGAGTAGTTCGTGTAGCGCACGCGCGACCAGTCGACGGTGACGTTCTTCTTGCTGCCGTCGGGCTGGACGACGAAGGACGTGAAGGGATCGATCTCCTTCTCGTGCCCCTCGTACGTGTCGTCGACCGGGAACGCGTACAGGCTCCGGCCCGCGGCGCCCGCGGTGACGTAGACGATGCCGTCGGTCTCGGGGTACGCCGTGCCGCCGATCGGCAGCTCCTTGGTGACCCGGTCACCCTTGAGCACGTCGGTGCGCTCGTAGACGTGGTTGTGCCCGTTGATGACGAGGTCGACGGTGTACTTCTCGAACAGCGGCACCCACTCCTTGCGCACGCCGCCCTCGGAGGCGTGGCTCGTGGCGGTGCAGTACGCGCAGTGGTGGAAGAAGACCACGATGAAGTCGATGTCGCGGTCGGCGCGGAACTTCTTCAGCTGGCGCTCGAACCACGAGGTCTGCGTGCCGCCGGACAGGCCGAGGTTGGCCGGGATCTCCCAGGACACGTCGTTGGCGTCGAGCGAGACGACCGCCGTGTTGCCGTGCACGAAGGAGTAGACGCCGGGCAGGTTCGTCGCGTCGGGCCCGTTGTCCGGCAGGGTGAAGCGGGCCTGCTGGCTGCCGTAGCCGTGCGGCGCGTACCAGGCCTCCATGTCGTGGTTGCCGTACGCGACCATCCACGGCACCTGCTTGGCGACGGACTCCGTCTGGGCGAGGAACTGGTCCCAGGTGCGGGCGTCGAACGTGTCGCCGGTCTGGCCCGAACCCGACGGGTCGGCGTAGGCGATGTCTCCGGCGTGCAGGTGGAACGCCGGGTTCTGCGCCAGGATCAGGCTGTCGTTGGCCAGCGCGTGGTAGCTGACGCCCTGGTCGCCGAAGGCCGTGAAGGTGAACGGCTCGCGGTGCGAGGGCGCCGTCCTGAAGGTGCCGAGCGTGCCGGCCAGGTGCGCGGCCGCCGGGTCGAAGCCGTCGTGGCCGACGCCGTAGTAGTAGGTGGTGCCGGGGCGCAGCCGGGTCAGCTGGGCGTGGAGGTAGTACTGGGTGTGGTCGGCGCCGGTGCCGACCCCGGCCGGGGTGTAGAGGGGCCGGACCTCGGCCTCGATCTTCCGCGACAGGTCCCAGGGGTGGACGCCGACGCGGATGTACGGGTTCTTGACGGCGACCGGGACCTGCCAGGAGACGGTCATCTCGGTACGGGCGTCCGCGCCGTAGGCGAGGTGGCGGGCGAATGGGGCGACGAGCGCGCCGTCGACCTTCTGGGCGGCGGGTGCATGGCCTGGGGTCCGCCCGGTCTGCGTGGGGACGGCGGCGCTCGCAGCGCCCGGCACGAAGGCGCCGCCCGCCATCGCGCCCAGGGTGACGGCGCCGCCGCGCATCATCGTGCGGCGGGAGAACTTGCTGCGCAGGTACTCGTGCTGCTCGGCCAGGCTCCGGTCGGCAAGCTGCTCGGGTACGCCCATACGGGGAATGTCCATGACCGGAAAAGTTGCTCGGGTCACTCATCTCGGCCGGATACGGCATGTGAACGCAACGGGAACAAGCGGCATGGCGCCCTTCAAGCCTTGACCACAGCTGTCCCAAGAACCCCGGCGCCCACGCCGGATGGCGCACCCCTGCCCGAAATCGGGCAGAATTCTTGCGAACACTCCCCTCTTCCTCCAGGATCATCCGAGTGCACGACGAACTTGTCGATCATCTGACGCGCAGTTCGCCCCTGAACCGGGGCGAGGCACTGCGGGTGATCCAGGACGTGCTCGCCTACTTCGACGAGACGACCGAGGTGTTCGTCCGTCGCCGCCACCGCGAGCTCCAGGGTCAGGGCCTGGTGAACGCGGAGATCTTCGAACGGATCTCGGCGGACCTGAAGTACCGCGCGGTCGCGCCGCCCGAGCTGTCCCTGCGGCAGCTGCGGCGCATCGTCTACGGCTAGAGGGGATCAGTACACATATGTGCGGAATTGTCGGTTACATCGGTAAGCGTGACGTGGCACCGCTGCTGCTCGAGGGGCTGCAGCGCCTGGAGTACCGCGGCTACGACTCCGCGGGCGTCGTCATCACCAGCCCGAAGGCCGGCGGCCTGAAAATGGTGAAGGCCAAGGGCCGCGTGCGCGACCTGGAGGCCAAGGTGCCCGCCCGCTTCAAGGGCACCACGGGCATCGCCCACACCCGCTGGGCCACCCACGGCGCACCGTCCGACGAGAACGCGCACCCCCACATGTCCGCGGACAACAAGGTCGCCGTCGTCCACAACGGCATCGTCGACAACGCCGCCGACCTGCGCGCCAAGCTGACCGCCGAGGGCGTCACCTTCCTCTCCGAGACGGACACCGAGGTCCTCACCCACCTCATCGCCCGCTCCCCCGCCGAGAAGCTCGAGGACAAGGTCCGCGAGGCGCTCCGGCTGATCGAGGGCACGTACGGCATCGCCGTCCTGCACGCCGACTTCCCCGACCGCATCGTGGTGGCCCGCAACGGCTCCCCGGTCGTCCTCGGCATCGGCGAGAAGGAGATGTTCGTCGCCTCGGACATCGCCGCCCTGGTCGCCCACACCCGCCAGATCGTCACCCTCGACGACGGCGAGATGGCCACCCTCAAGGCCGACGACTTCCGCACCTACACGACCGAGGGCACGCGCACGACCGCGTCGCCGACGACCGTCGAGTGGGAGGCCGCCTCGTACGACATGGGCGGCCACGACACGTACATGCACAAGGAGATCTTCGAGCAGCCGGAGGCGGTCGACCGCGTCCTGCGCGGCCGCATCGACGAGCGCTTCTCCGCCGTGCACCTGGGCGGCCTCAACCTCGACGCCCGCGAGGCGCGCAGCGTGCGCCGCGTGAAGATCCTGGGCTGCGGCACCTCGTACCACGCGGGCCTGATCGGCGCGCAGATGATCGAGGAGCTGGCCCGCATCCCCGCGGACGCCGAGCCGGCCTCCGAGTTCCGCTACCGCAACCCGGTCGTCGACCCCGACACCCTCTACATCGCGGTCTCCCAGTCCGGCGAGACGTACGACGTCCTGGCCGCCGTGCAGGAGCTGAAGCGCAAGGGCGCCCGCGTCTTCGGCGTCGTGAACGTCGTCGGCTCGGCCATCGCCCGCGAGTCGGACGCCGGCGTGTACGTCCACGCGGGCCCCGAGGTCTGCGTCGTCTCGACCAAGTGCTTCACCAACACCACGGTCGCCTTCGCCCTCCTCGCCCTCCACCTCGGCCGCATCCGCGACCTGTCCGTCGCCGACGGCAAGCGGATCATCGAGGGCCTGCGCAAGCTCCCCGGCCAGATCACCGAGATCCTGGAGCAGGAAGAGGCGATCAAGAAGATCGCCGAGGAGTACGCGGACGCCCGCTCGATGATGTTCATCGGCCGCGTCCGTGGCTACCCCGTCGCCCGCGAGGCCTCGCTCAAGCTCAAGGAGGTCTCGTACATCCACGCCGAGGCCTATCCCGCCTCCGAGCTGAAGCACGGCCCGCTCGCCCTGATCGAGCCGGCGCTCCCCACGGTCGCGATCGTCCCGGACGACGACCTGCTGGAGAAGAACCGCGCCGCCCTCGAGGAGATCAAGGCCCGTTCCGGCCGCATCCTCGCGGTCGCGCACCAGGAGCAGGAGAAGGCCGACCGCACGATCGTCGTCCCGAAGAACGAGGACGAGCTCGACCCGATCCTCATGGGCATCCCGCTCCAACTCCTCGCCTACCACACGGCGTTGGCCCTCGGCCGCGACATCGACAAGCCCCGCAACCTGGCGAAGTCCGTCACGGTGGAGTAGTCGGCCCCCGCAGTACGAGTACATGAGAACGGGTCCCTGTGCGCGCCACCAAGCGCACAGGGACCCGTTCTTTCGAGGGGGCCGGGGCGCCCATTCCCCGGCCCCCGGCTGTCAGCCGGTGGCCGTCACCCCCCGGCCGGCAGCACGCCCCGGCAGGGCCGTGGGCAGCCCGCCCAGCGCGGCCGTCGCCGCGTACCAGGCGAGGAGCCCGCCCACCGCGGCGAACCAGCCGCCGACCTTGGCGAGCCCGGCCGTGTCACCGAACGCGGCCACGGCGAGCAGCAGCAGGGCCACGCACAGCGCCCCGTACGACCCGCGGACCAGGGTCCCGGAGCCGGACGCCCCGAGGGTCAGGCTCAGCGCGAGCATCGCGAACAGGAGCATGAACAGCCCTTGCGCGTTGGCCGACATGGTGTCGCCGGCCGTGACGCCCCAGGTGAACCAGAACGCGCCGAGCGCGGCGAAGGCCGTACCCGTGGAGGCGTCACTGGCGCGGTAGGCGAGCAGGCCGGCGACGAACAGGGCGATGCCACCGACGTACGTCGCGAGGGATACGGCATTCGCGGCCGTCACACCGCCGATCACTTCCGTATGACCGAGGCCGAAGGCCAACAGGGTGAGTCCCAGGGCGAGATGGCCGAGAGTGGAGGTCGTGCTTCCCGCGGAGACGTCTTTGTCCACGGCGGGCTCCCTTCGTGCGGGTGCAGTTGTGCTGCGCGCGGTACTGGGCCCTGCGATGGTCCAGCGACCGGTATGTACCCTTCACAAAGGCACAAAGCACCTCTACGCGCGAGTAGGATTTGCCCATCTCGCCCGGAGCCAAAGGGAGTTAAGGGATGACGATGACCGGGCGCCTGGCGCGCCGCGCGAGCCGTCCCGCGACCGAGCCGAAGATCCGGCCGACGATCCCGTGCGTGGAGCCGACGACGATCGCGTCGGCCTCGTACTCCCGGCCCACCTCTTCGAGTTCGTGGCAGATGTCGCCGCCGCGCTCGACCAGGATCCAGGGCACCTCGGACAGATAGTCCGCACAGGCGAGTTCGAGACCGAGCACCTCGGTGCGGTGGTCGGGCACATCCAC
This window contains:
- a CDS encoding ABC transporter substrate-binding protein; this translates as MPNARLSTPSRRGILAAGGALGLGAALAACGSDSKDSGSGAKSGSAKSGPWSFKDDRGTTAKADKVPANVVAFTSVAAALWDYGIECKGVFGPTKTSDGKADVQAGDIDVDKVTIIGNEWGRFNIEKYATLSPDLLVTTVYDTAGTLWSVPLESKDKILKLAPSVGISVYDRQMTQPLERLLELAGSLGADVKAEKTVKAKKRFEDAAARLRKAAKARPEIRVLIGSASQDIFYVSGSNLSADLEYFKSLGVNLVEPSEKAKKASGGWFENLSWENIDKYPADVIMMDNRTATIQPADIEKPTWKKLPAVKAGQVIPRVTEPIYSYAKCAPILEDLAEAIEKAKKVG
- a CDS encoding siderophore-interacting protein; the protein is MTTTESPAIAPFRFFDLQVARTRRLGPSLQRVTFTGPDLVDFHAGGRDQSLSLFLPRPGQEAPVLPAAEPGDDGRAWHAAYRALPDDVRAVMRSYTVSRQRRTPGEPGEVDIDFVLHHDGPGGAGPACVWAEAAKAGDRVTVLGPAVADNTAVRCRPHEGADHVLMWGDETALPAALGILAWLPPGLPAHVWLEVPHREDIPAIETSGDVTVTWLVRDENAPSAVDAIRAAELPAASSPYAWLAGESGTMKELRRHLVRERAYDKRSVTFVGYWRKGLSEDGLRVAEAQEAAAED
- the desA gene encoding lysine decarboxylase DesA; amino-acid sequence: MRSHLLNDTTAEHYRRSVTEGIERVAAKLATTDRPFTGVTVDELTPRIDAVDLDKPLLDTTAALDELEEVYLRDAVYFHHPRYLAHLNCPVVIPAVVGEAVLSAVNSSLDTWDQSAGGTLIERKLIDWTTSRIGLGPAADGVFTSGGSQSNLQALLLARDETKSENAEHPTKMRVFASEVSHFSVKKSATLLGLGPDAVVTIPVDRDKRMQTVALARELERCREEGLVPMAVVATAGTTDFGSIDPLPEIAELCAQYGTWMHVDAAYGCGLLASVKNRHLLDGIERADSVTVDYHKSFFQPVSSSAVLVRDAATLRHATYHADYLNPRRMVTERIPNQVDKSLQTTRRFDALKLWMTLRVMGADGVGLLFDEVCDLAGKAWELLAADPRFDVVVEPQLSTLVFRHIPAGVTDPAEIDRANLYARKALFASGDAIVAGTKVGGRHYLKFTLLNPETTVDDIVAVLDLIAGHAEQYLGENLVEAS
- a CDS encoding lysine N(6)-hydroxylase/L-ornithine N(5)-oxygenase family protein, with protein sequence MSKLPESPDPLDFIGIGLGPFNLGLAALTEPIAELNGVFLESKPDFEWHSGMFLEGAHLQTPFMSDLVTLADPTSPYSFLNYLKESGRLYSFYIRENFYPLRTEYNDYCRWAAAKLTSIRFGTTVTQVSYDEAAEVYVVSTESGETHRAPRLVLGTGTPPHIPEPCRGLGGDAIHNSRYLHHKQELQQKDSITLVGSGQSAAEIYYDLLSEIDVHGYRLNWVTRSPRFFPLEYTKLTLEMTSPEYVDYFHALPEETRYRLETQQKNLFKGIDGDLINEIFDLLYQKNLAGPVPTRLLTNSALRSASYENGTYTLGLRQEEQDKDFELRTDGLILATGYKYETPAFLEPVRDRLNWDSRGRFDLARNYSVDTTGRGVFVQNAGVHTHSITSPDLGMGAYRNAYIIRELLGTEYYPVEKTIAFQEFAA
- a CDS encoding GNAT family N-acetyltransferase codes for the protein MSTPTGSPTGSPTGTFSIRPLDPIADAELLHRWVTDPKAAFWLMQDAKLQDVEREYMAIAAAAHHDAFIGLHDGEPAFLMERYDPAHVELVGLYEPEPGDVGMHFLTAPSDVRIPGFTRAVITTVMEFLFADPAAKRVVVEPDVRNKAVHALNEAVGFVPARVVQKPEKQALLSFCTREQFLAATGVAAV